A DNA window from Drosophila pseudoobscura strain MV-25-SWS-2005 chromosome 2, UCI_Dpse_MV25, whole genome shotgun sequence contains the following coding sequences:
- the LOC117184076 gene encoding uncharacterized protein DDB_G0290685-like isoform X2: MKNAHARNKMVMDLDHCCDPASSSSSSTKIFCNTNNICSSCRCHRCCRSSFLNDHTYSLLKRICHKIIKSHSRQQCRESYSVFEGGNSTNLRTPIDQRGSLKDFGWQKRRSEEYNKRGQTVEGKLKPIIDLGPLKKSLKDKGSNDEEIRASKRLKKGSNGKNQLSAEGKSEDRNKNSAKPSQDADASVLSKKSRKDKGRGGKGDDKENGNTEKDASKRSVKGKALEDTDGEHNKDRKDKKDTDVAASRKSRKNKRRGDKDDDKESGNTDGEESKKSRKGKNEKEIDGDRNKEAGKNVSRKSDKDNRRGNKDNDDNGNSKKDKTESGKSMKDKNRSGKELELEKGANDRSESKNPIKGSGNSKKRKSHIDDDDNNRSPSNSKKDQVDGSGKSMKDKNRSGKELELEKGANNRNNQSPSKKDQGGGFSKSKKGTTGEIGDKSIDDDGRVDIGGSKKKYGDNARNTISVEDKSKSHGKSLNKKKGDININKKKNQRPSSQSASKLKVESKSGVRYGIKGSKNIQVDSPTSRSELNRQRFLRPSRCDEVRPCDILRTHLEQRDLSRGFHSCPRTNNCRMCRPCCLNGVTGISCC, translated from the exons ATGAAAAATGCACATGCTCGTAATAAAATGGTTATGGACTTAGATCACTGCTGTGATCCCGCATCTAG TTCATCAAGTTCAACCAAAATATTCTgcaatacaaataatatttgTAGCTCTTGCCGATGTCATCGCTGTTGTAGGAGTTCATTTTTGAATGATCATACCTATTCTTTGCTGAAAAGGATCTGCCATAAGATAATAAAAAGCCATAGCCGTCAACAGTGTCGGGAAAGTTATTCAGTCTTCGAAGGAGGTAATAGTACCAATCTACGAACGCCTATCGATCAGCGAG GTTCGTTGAAGGATTTTGGCTGGCAGAAGAGACGTAGCGAGGAATACAATAAAAGAGGACAAACTGTTGAAGGTAAATTAAAACCCATAATCGATTTGGGCCCCTTAAAGAAGTCACTTAAAGATAAGGGTAGTAATGACGAGGAAATTAGGGCTTCGAAGAGATTAAAGAAAGGATCAAACGGAAAAAATCAGCTATCCGCTGAAGGAAAAAGTGAAGATCGAAACAAAAATAGTGCCAAGCCCAGCCAAGATGCAGATGCAAGTGTTTTATCCAAAAAGTCACGAAAAGACAAAGGCCGGGGTGGAAAAGGAGACGATAAGGAAAATGGCAATACAGAaaaagatgcctccaaaagatCTGTCAAAGGTAAGGCTCTAGAAGATACAGATGGCGAACACAATAAGGATCGCAAAGataaaaaagatacagatgTAGCTGCATCTAGAAAGTCGCGAAAAAATAAGCGCCGAGGCGATAAAGACGACGATAAGGAAAGTGGTAACACAGATGGAGAAGAATCCAAAAAATCTCggaaaggaaaaaatgaaaaagaaatagATGGCGACCGCAACAAAGAAGCGGGTAAAAATGTATCTAGGAAATCCGATAAAGACAACAGGCGAGGGAATAAAGATAACGATGACAATGGTAACAGTAAAAAAGATAAAACTGAATCGGGAAAATCTATGAAAGATAAAAACCGAAGTGGAAaagaactggaactggaaaaAGGTGCTAACGATCGGAGCGAATCTAAAAATCCTATTAAAGGTTCAGGAAATtcaaaaaagcgaaaatctcATATTGACGACGATGATAATAATCGATCTCCGAGCAATTCAAAGAAAGACCAAGTTGATGGATCGGGAAAGTCTATGAAAGATAAAAACCGAAGTGGAAaagaactggaactggaaaaAG GCGCTAACAATCGGAATAATCAATCTCCGAGCAAGAAAGACCAAGGTGGTGGATTTTCGAAATCTAAAAAAGGCACTACTGGGGAAATCGGAGATAAGTCTATCGATGACGATGGTAGAGTTGACATAGGCGgttctaaaaaaaaatatggtGATAATGCAAGAAATACAATTAGTGTCGAAGATAAAAGTAAATCACATGGAAAGtcattaaataaaaagaaggGTGAcatcaatataaataaaaagaagaaccAGCGCCCTTCCAGTCAAAGTGCCTCTAAATTAAAGGTTGAAAGTAAATCCGGTGTACGGTATGGTATCAAAGGGTCGAAAAACATTCAGGTTGACAGTCCTACAAGTAGATCTGAGTTAAACAGGCAGAGATTCCTCAGGCCTAGTCGCTGCGATGAAGTTCGGCCGTGTGATATCCTGCGTACCCATTTGGAGCAACGAGATCTTTCAAGagg ctttcATAGCTGTCCACGAACCAACAACTGTAGGATGTGCAGACCATGTTGTCTCAATGGTGTGACTGGCATATCTTGTTGCTGA
- the LOC4802114 gene encoding uncharacterized protein CG45078 isoform X3, giving the protein MVYESGFTTRRTYTSRPVTTSYAVSRTNRTPIDWEKVPFVPRPSLISDPVTAFGARRAEHEQRKRFILDPINRAAIKPNYKIAYEPIEPYVSTRDKNRNRILSLVRQHIDTVEAGGNTAARTSRDSLDSQLPRLHRAASESLPVRRETYRNEKSGAMCTKYYF; this is encoded by the exons atggtTTACGAAAGTGGATTTACAACTCGCAGAACTTACACCTCCAGACCGGTGACAACTTCTTACGCCGTTTCG AGAACAAACAGAACACCAATTGACTGGGAGAAAGTTCCATTTGTGCCTCGGCCTTCACTCATCTCCGATCCAGTGACTGCTTTCGGAGCTCGAAGAGCAGAACATGAGCAGCGAAAGAGATTCATACTTGATCCAATCAATAGGGCGGCAATAAAGCCAAATTATAAAATTGCCTATGAGCCCATTGAACCATATGTTTCTACCCGCGATAAGAATCGTAATCGGATTTTAAGTTTGGTACGACAACATATCGACACTGTTGAAGCCGGTGGAAATACGGCTGCCCGAACGTCCCGCGATAGTCTGGACAGTCAACTGCCACGTTTGCACCGAGCTGCCTCGGAAAGTCTTCCGGTGCGAAGGGAAACGTATCGAAATGAGAAGTCGGGCGCAATGTGCACAAAGTACTATTTCTAA
- the Saysd1 gene encoding uncharacterized protein Saysd1: MADFQEQLKQYRLKKRRKKTIENLKDKFYRFLMFGTGSPKETTIDLQQPSKNHPELFEENSHDGSLSSSANEFVEESSIMPETEDHSGGNVLKYTLWTVYLLFWITLYVIAIELKFGLVYLMFSALFGIYFNTRTGPKKQNEISAYSVFNKNFESIDGTLKAEQFEREIRYGSGSVK; encoded by the exons ATGGCTGATTTTCAAGAACAGTTAAAACAATATCGCCTTAAAAAGCgaaggaaaaaaacaattgaaaatttaaaagaTAAATTTTACAGATTTTTAATGTTTGGCACTGGTTCCCCTAAAGAAACTACAATCGATTTGCAACAG cCTTCAAAAAACCATCCCGAACTTTTCGAAGAAAACTCGCACGATGGCTCTTTGTCCTCCAGTGCGAACGAATTTGTGGAAGAAAGCAGCATTATGCCCGAAACCGAAGACCATTCAGGGGGGAACGTACTCAAGTATACTCTTTGGACTGTATATCTTCTTTTTTGGATAACTCTCTATGTAATAGCCATTGAACTGAAGTTTGGATTGGTTTATCTTATGTTTTCCGCACtgtttggtatttattttaatacgcGAACGggcccaaaaaaacaaaacgaaattagCGCATACAGTGTTTTTAACAAAAATTTTGAGAGTATAGACGGTACACTGAAAGCAGAGCAATTTGAACGTGAAATTCGATATGGCTCGGGAAgtgtaaaataa
- the LOC4802115 gene encoding synaptic vesicle glycoprotein 2B-like: MQNSLENNSQAVHLWDYDVILEKIGYGKTQWILLIISGLLTITSVAAQQSMSIIVIASQCEFKSTQAEKGLIMASCVAGLFFSTYIWGYISDYVGRRKVLLCGVFASNILQFVLMFVTNIWMFNLINLLVGISIGGVSAALYAYLSEFNTPKHRAVAINYSTMFVSVTAIYVPVTAWMVLSANWSISIGDFVFRPWRLIMLISLLPGLIGGLILLRFPESPKLLLSQNKINEAIQAVAWICQFNRGKPIQDLLNCDDFMLKSEVNSEENSMDNIPSCILSKIARATVPLFHKPHGFYFIISNLAVFGMFFSSNGMQFWFPEIVNRSSEAFNDSSTVCEILSEYDTKAENSTLACSDHISSKTYIDNIIVGVAFLIGFSIQGTLINPLGRKNVLLVALIIATFSGFCLHFFGNRTAVLVLFCLYILLPGLSISIMLGAIVDLVPTHLRGKAVSFCMSLGRLGIIAATNLMGLTLQPYCNITFAICTFVLFVCVILVYIIPIRRSA; this comes from the exons ATGCAAAACTCGTTGGAGAATAATTCCCAGGCTGTACATTTGTGGGACTATGACGTGATATTAGAGAAAATCG GTTATGGTAAAACTCAATGGATACTTTTAATCATTAGTGGGTTACTGACGATTACGTCTGTGGCTGCTCAACAATCCATGAGTATTATAGTAATCGCATCGCAATGTGAATTTAAATCAACTCAAGCTGAAAAAGGTCTGATAATGGCTTCGTGTGTTGCTG GTTTGTTTTTCTCGACCTATATATGGGGATACATCAGCGACTACGTTGGGCGTCGGAAAGTGTTACTATGTGGTGTGTTCGCCAGCAATATATTACAATTCGTTCTTATGTTCGTTACAAACATTTGgatgtttaatttaattaacttaCTTGTTGGTATAAG CATTGGTGGTGTGTCAGCTGCACTGTATGCCTATTTAAGTGAATTCAATACACCCAAACATCGAGCAGTTGCTATTAATTATTCCACAATGTTCGTCAGTGTGACTGCAATATATGTTCCAG TGACTGCTTGGATGGTACTGTCGGCTAACTGGTCGATCAGCATAGGCGATTTTGTTTTTCGGCCATGGCGTTTAATTATGTTGATAAGTCTTCTTCCCGGATTAATTGGCGGCTTGATACTATTACGCTTTCCAGAAAGCCCGAAGCTTTTATTAtcacaaaataaaatcaacgAGGCTATACAAGCTGTTGCTTGGATTTGTCAGTTTAATCGAGGCAAACCTATCCAGGACTTACTTAATTGTGACGACTTTATGCTCAAGTCGGAAGTTAACTCTGAGGAGAATTCGATGGATAATATCCCCAGTTGTATATTATCAAAAATTGCACGTGCAACCGTCCCTCTTTTTCATAAGCCACACGGATTCTACTTTATAATTAGCAATTTGGCAGTATTTGGGATGTTTTTCAG CTCAAATGGTATGCAATTTTGGTTTCCAGAAATCGTAAACCGGTCATCTGAGGCCTTCAATGATTCATCTACCGTTTGCGAAATATTAAGCGAGTATGACACAAAAGCAGAAAATTCCACACTG GCCTGCTCAGATCATATATCAAGCAAAACTTATATAGACAACATAATTGTTGGAGTCGCCTTTTTGATTGGATTTTCGATTCAAGGCACTCTGATTAACCCTTTGGGTCGTAAAAACGTACTACTAGTTGCGCTCATAATTGCAAcgttttctggtttttgtcTGCACTTTTTTGGAAATCGTACGGCAGTACTAGTTTTGTTTTGCCTCTATATACTTCTGCCGGGACTTTCGATTTCCATCATGCTCGGTGCAATAGTTGATCTGGTCCCAACGCATCTACG GGGAAAAGCTGTTAGCTTTTGCATGTCCTTAGGACGACTTGGAATTATCGCAGCTACAAACTTAATGGGACTTACATTACAGCCATACTGTAATATAACTTTTGCTATTTGTACTTTTGTTCTCTTTG TGTGTGTGATACTCGTTTATATCATACCAATACGGAGATCTGCTTAG
- the LOC4802114 gene encoding uncharacterized protein CG45076 isoform X1, giving the protein MVYESGFTTRRTYTSRPVTTSYAVSYPSVQKVTRVYKSSYPIYSSYSIPRRIVTGTRLVTSPIRVVTSPSRVVSRIIHSPSPVRVVRTTTRVVSSPERTTYSYTTPTTYYSPALLSSYTSKYIPTSYTTYTPSYHYNPTTITRVYARSVSPVRITSSSVRPVPSYLKRLPPGYGARALTNYLNTEPFTTFSEETSRIRNRAQSLIRDLHTPVVRRARSCTPFPVTGYTYEPTSQMALDAYVARVTNPVRHIAKEVHNISHYPRPAVKYVDADLDPNRPSRKFSAPRPLEDPVDLESKEKQRLRQERLLTVNEDALDEVDAEKKRAQNANEEKILREEKKRLAAEAEKRNIKAKIEADARLVREAEEAAQKAAEAAAQKAAKEAAQKAAEEAAQKAAEEAAQKAAEEAAQKAEEEAALKAAEEAAQKAAEEAAQKAEEEAAQKAEEEAAQKAAEEAAQKAAEEAAQKAAEEAAQKAEEEAAQRAAEEAAQKAAEEEAARIAEDERLAKEALLEEEQRSREQELNRLAEIEKQAEEESEGDLARQAAELAEIGRQEAEIAALELQAIQKVEGETNEPIIEEPTTPNEPTIELSATFDDTVGPTGGDSYDDEYDEEE; this is encoded by the exons atggtTTACGAAAGTGGATTTACAACTCGCAGAACTTACACCTCCAGACCGGTGACAACTTCTTACGCCGTTTCG TATCCGTCCGTTCAGAAAGTAACTCGT GTCTACAAATCGAGTTATCCCATTTACTCGAGTTACTCAATACCTAGGCGTATCGTTACTGGAACTCGTCTTGTTACATCGCCAATCCGAGTTGTCACCTCCCCTTCAAGGGTGGTGTCACGGATTATACACTCTCCATCGCCTGTTCGTGTTGTCCGTACAACAACTCGTGTAGTTTCATCTCCGGAGAGAACAACGTATTCATATACTACGCCAACGACCTACTACAGCCCAGCCCTTCTATCATCTTACACTTCGAAATATATCCCAACATCGTACACAACGTACACACCATCTTATCATTACAATCCTACAACAATTACTCGTGTGTACGCCCGGTCGGTTTCGCCGGTGAGGATAACTTCATCTTCCGTTCGACCAGTACCTTCGTATTTGAAGAGGCTTCCTCCTGGATATGGTGCACGGGCCCTAACTAACTACCTCAATACTGAACCCTTTACC ACATTTTCTGAGGAAACAAGCCGGATTCGTAATCGGGCACAATCTCTGATTCGGGACTTGCATACTCCTGTGGTACGCCGAGCACGTAGTTGTACACCATTTCCAGTAACTGG CTACACTTATGAACCGACTTCCCAAATGGCCCTAGATGCGTATGTAGCCCGTGTAACAAACCCTGTCCGCCATATTGCAAAAGAAGTGCACAATATATCGCACTATCCAAGGCCAGCAGTAAAATACGTTG ATGCCGATTTAGATCCCAATCGTCCATCTAGAAAATTTTCTGCTCCTAGGCCTTTGGAGGATCCTGTCGATCTAGAGTCGAAAGAGAAGCAGCGTCTGCGCCAAGAACGACTACTAACAGTAAACGAAGATGCCTTGGATGAAGTGGATGCTGAGAAAAAGCGCGCTCAAAATGCAAACGAAGAGAA AATTCTTAGGGAGGAAAAGAAACGTTTAGCTGCCGAAGCCGAGAAACGAAATATCAAAGCCAAGATTGAGGCAGATGCTCGCTTAGTCAGAGAAGCTGAAGAAGCAGCCCAAAAGGCTGCGGAAGCAGCCGCCCAAAAGGCTGCGAAAGAAGCAGCACAAAAGGCTGCAGAAGAAGCAGCCCAAAAGGCTGCGGAAGAAGCAGCACAAAAGGCTGCAGAAGAAGCAGCCCAAAAAgctgaagaagaagcagcTCTAAAGGCTGCGGAAGAAGCAGCCCAAAAGGCTGCGGAAGAAGCAGCCCAAAAAGCTGAGGAAGAAGCAGCACAAAAAGCTGAGGAAGAAGCAGCACAAAAGGctgcagaagaagcagcacaaaaggctgcagaagaagcagcacaAAAGGCTGCGGAAGAAGCAGCCCAAAAAGCTGAGGAAGAAGCAGCCCAAAGGGCTGCGGAAGAAGCCGCCCAAAAGGCTgccgaagaagaagcagcacgTATTGCAGAGGATGAGCGGTTAGCTAAAGAAGCACTTTTGGAAGAAGAACAACGTTCACGAGAGCAGGAACTTAACCGCCTAGCGGAAATTGAAAAGCAAGCTGAAGAGGAGAGCGAGGGTGATCTTGCACGGCAGGCCGCGGAGCTGGCGGAGATAGGTCGCCAAGAAGCTGAAATTGCAGCTCTGGAGCTTCAAGCCATTCAAAAAGTTGAGGGGGAAACCAACGAACCAATTATTGAAGAACCAACCACACCAAACGAACCAACCATAGAATTGAGCGCTACGTTTGATGACACTGTTGGTCCGACAGGCGGTGATAGCTATGATGACGAATATGACGAAGAAGAATAG
- the LOC4802114 gene encoding uncharacterized protein CG45076 isoform X2 — protein sequence MVYESGFTTRRTYTSRPVTTSYAVSYPSVQKVTRVYKSSYPIYSSYSIPRRIVTGTRLVTSPIRVVTSPSRVVSRIIHSPSPVRVVRTTTRVVSSPERTTYSYTTPTTYYSPALLSSYTSKYIPTSYTTYTPSYHYNPTTITRVYARSVSPVRITSSSVRPVPSYLKRLPPGYGARALTNYLNTEPFTTFSEETSRIRNRAQSLIRDLHTPVVRRARSCTPFPVTGYTYEPTSQMALDAYVARVTNPVRHIAKEVHNISHYPRPAVKYVGKSHLASVRICGDKAYNVRSPMYDSDKVRNDINLLSWYLRHPTWKNDKQSLASQKEVEAVEVEA from the exons atggtTTACGAAAGTGGATTTACAACTCGCAGAACTTACACCTCCAGACCGGTGACAACTTCTTACGCCGTTTCG TATCCGTCCGTTCAGAAAGTAACTCGT GTCTACAAATCGAGTTATCCCATTTACTCGAGTTACTCAATACCTAGGCGTATCGTTACTGGAACTCGTCTTGTTACATCGCCAATCCGAGTTGTCACCTCCCCTTCAAGGGTGGTGTCACGGATTATACACTCTCCATCGCCTGTTCGTGTTGTCCGTACAACAACTCGTGTAGTTTCATCTCCGGAGAGAACAACGTATTCATATACTACGCCAACGACCTACTACAGCCCAGCCCTTCTATCATCTTACACTTCGAAATATATCCCAACATCGTACACAACGTACACACCATCTTATCATTACAATCCTACAACAATTACTCGTGTGTACGCCCGGTCGGTTTCGCCGGTGAGGATAACTTCATCTTCCGTTCGACCAGTACCTTCGTATTTGAAGAGGCTTCCTCCTGGATATGGTGCACGGGCCCTAACTAACTACCTCAATACTGAACCCTTTACC ACATTTTCTGAGGAAACAAGCCGGATTCGTAATCGGGCACAATCTCTGATTCGGGACTTGCATACTCCTGTGGTACGCCGAGCACGTAGTTGTACACCATTTCCAGTAACTGG CTACACTTATGAACCGACTTCCCAAATGGCCCTAGATGCGTATGTAGCCCGTGTAACAAACCCTGTCCGCCATATTGCAAAAGAAGTGCACAATATATCGCACTATCCAAGGCCAGCAGTAAAATACGTTG gtaaaagtCATCTTGCATCAGTAAGGATTTGTGGTGACAAGGCCTATAATGTTAGAAGTCCAATGTACGATTCAGACAAAGTTCGAAATGATATTAACCTCTTGTCCTGGTACCTTAGACATCCGACTTGGAAGAATGATAAGCAATCTCTTGCTTCTCAGAAAGAAG TTGAAGCTGTTGAAGTTGAGGCCTAA
- the LOC4802114 gene encoding protein anoxia up-regulated isoform X4: MVYESGFTTRRTYTSRPVTTSYAVSTPRLDLCTDRPGSHRTRASSDYSYNAKSTVQNSSYDSSNPYSRPERSTYSSTVEKTSRSGPGGSYNYSTERTSTTGAGPGGYSYSSTTSGNLPGGTKYRHFSYHV; the protein is encoded by the exons atggtTTACGAAAGTGGATTTACAACTCGCAGAACTTACACCTCCAGACCGGTGACAACTTCTTACGCCGTTTCG ACTCCACGCTTAGACCTGTGCACGGACAGACCTGGTTCGCACCGCACCCGCGCCTCATCGGACTACTCGTACAATGCGAAATCAACTGTCCAAAATAGCAGTTACGACTCTAGCAACCCATATTCTAGGCCGGAGCGCTCAACTTATTCGTCTACCGTGGAGAAAACATCGCGTAGTGGGCCAGGTGGTTCATACAACTATAGCACAGAGCGGACTAGTACGACTGGAGCTGGACCTGGCGGTTACAGCTATTCTTCTACCACTTCTGGAAACTTACCAGGTGGCACCAAATACCGCCACTTCTCTTATCATGTCTAA
- the LOC117184076 gene encoding uncharacterized protein DDB_G0290685-like isoform X1, whose protein sequence is MKNAHARNKMVMDLDHCCDPASSSSSSTKIFCNTNNICSSCRCHRCCRSSFLNDHTYSLLKRICHKIIKSHSRQQCRESYSVFEGGNSTNLRTPIDQRGSLKDFGWQKRRSEEYNKRGQTVEGKLKPIIDLGPLKKSLKDKGSNDEEIRASKRLKKGSNGKNQLSAEGKSEDRNKNSAKPSQDADASVLSKKSRKDKGRGGKGDDKENGNTEKDASKRSVKGKALEDTDGEHNKDRKDKKDTDVAASRKSRKNKRRGDKDDDKESGNTDGEESKKSRKGKNEKEIDGDRNKEAGKNVSRKSDKDNRRGNKDNDDNGNSKKDKTESGKSMKDKNRSGKELELEKGANDRSESKNPIKGSGNSKKRKSHIDDDDNNRSPSNSKKDQVDGSGKSMKDKNRSGKELELEKGANVRSESKNPIKGSGNSKKRKSLIDDDDNNRSQSNSKKDQVDGSGKSMKDKNRSGKELELEKGANNRNNQSPSKKDQGGGFSKSKKGTTGEIGDKSIDDDGRVDIGGSKKKYGDNARNTISVEDKSKSHGKSLNKKKGDININKKKNQRPSSQSASKLKVESKSGVRYGIKGSKNIQVDSPTSRSELNRQRFLRPSRCDEVRPCDILRTHLEQRDLSRGFHSCPRTNNCRMCRPCCLNGVTGISCC, encoded by the exons ATGAAAAATGCACATGCTCGTAATAAAATGGTTATGGACTTAGATCACTGCTGTGATCCCGCATCTAG TTCATCAAGTTCAACCAAAATATTCTgcaatacaaataatatttgTAGCTCTTGCCGATGTCATCGCTGTTGTAGGAGTTCATTTTTGAATGATCATACCTATTCTTTGCTGAAAAGGATCTGCCATAAGATAATAAAAAGCCATAGCCGTCAACAGTGTCGGGAAAGTTATTCAGTCTTCGAAGGAGGTAATAGTACCAATCTACGAACGCCTATCGATCAGCGAG GTTCGTTGAAGGATTTTGGCTGGCAGAAGAGACGTAGCGAGGAATACAATAAAAGAGGACAAACTGTTGAAGGTAAATTAAAACCCATAATCGATTTGGGCCCCTTAAAGAAGTCACTTAAAGATAAGGGTAGTAATGACGAGGAAATTAGGGCTTCGAAGAGATTAAAGAAAGGATCAAACGGAAAAAATCAGCTATCCGCTGAAGGAAAAAGTGAAGATCGAAACAAAAATAGTGCCAAGCCCAGCCAAGATGCAGATGCAAGTGTTTTATCCAAAAAGTCACGAAAAGACAAAGGCCGGGGTGGAAAAGGAGACGATAAGGAAAATGGCAATACAGAaaaagatgcctccaaaagatCTGTCAAAGGTAAGGCTCTAGAAGATACAGATGGCGAACACAATAAGGATCGCAAAGataaaaaagatacagatgTAGCTGCATCTAGAAAGTCGCGAAAAAATAAGCGCCGAGGCGATAAAGACGACGATAAGGAAAGTGGTAACACAGATGGAGAAGAATCCAAAAAATCTCggaaaggaaaaaatgaaaaagaaatagATGGCGACCGCAACAAAGAAGCGGGTAAAAATGTATCTAGGAAATCCGATAAAGACAACAGGCGAGGGAATAAAGATAACGATGACAATGGTAACAGTAAAAAAGATAAAACTGAATCGGGAAAATCTATGAAAGATAAAAACCGAAGTGGAAaagaactggaactggaaaaAGGTGCTAACGATCGGAGCGAATCTAAAAATCCTATTAAAGGTTCAGGAAATtcaaaaaagcgaaaatctcATATTGACGACGATGATAATAATCGATCTCCGAGCAATTCAAAGAAAGACCAAGTTGATGGATCGGGAAAGTCTATGAAAGATAAAAACCGAAGTGGAAaagaactggaactggaaaaAGGTGCTAACGTTCGGAGCGAATCTAAAAATCCTATTAAAGGTTCAGGAAATtcaaaaaagcgaaaatctcTTATTGACGACGATGATAATAATCGATCTCAGAGCAATTCAAAGAAAGACCAAGTTGATGGATCGGGAAAGTCTATGAAAGATAAAAACCGAAGTGGAAaagaactggaactggaaaaAGGCGCTAACAATCGGAATAATCAATCTCCGAGCAAGAAAGACCAAGGTGGTGGATTTTCGAAATCTAAAAAAGGCACTACTGGGGAAATCGGAGATAAGTCTATCGATGACGATGGTAGAGTTGACATAGGCGgttctaaaaaaaaatatggtGATAATGCAAGAAATACAATTAGTGTCGAAGATAAAAGTAAATCACATGGAAAGtcattaaataaaaagaaggGTGAcatcaatataaataaaaagaagaaccAGCGCCCTTCCAGTCAAAGTGCCTCTAAATTAAAGGTTGAAAGTAAATCCGGTGTACGGTATGGTATCAAAGGGTCGAAAAACATTCAGGTTGACAGTCCTACAAGTAGATCTGAGTTAAACAGGCAGAGATTCCTCAGGCCTAGTCGCTGCGATGAAGTTCGGCCGTGTGATATCCTGCGTACCCATTTGGAGCAACGAGATCTTTCAAGagg ctttcATAGCTGTCCACGAACCAACAACTGTAGGATGTGCAGACCATGTTGTCTCAATGGTGTGACTGGCATATCTTGTTGCTGA